The genomic DNA GTCATCCGCTGCGCCGGGGAGGATGCCGAGGGTCTTGATGCCTTCCTGAAAACCATCCAGGAGCGCAACCCGGCGCTGAAATACTGGACCATCAAGGGCGACCCGGCACTGACTGCGGGCGGCGTGGTGGTCGAGACTCCCGACGGCAAAGTGGACAACTCGGTTGCCACCCGCTGGCAGGGTGTGGAAGCGATCCTCGACCAGATGGCCGAGGCCGCCACCGCCGACCTGGACAAGGACTAGCCGTGGCGTCGAACTCGCGACTGGGACTGCTCGAAAGCCTGGACCCCTGCCAGACCTTCGGCAAGGTGACCAAGGTCGTGGGCCTCATCGCCGAGGGCCACGGCATCCGGGCTCCGCTTGGCTCGGTCTGCTATCTCATCCCGGAGGAAAGCCCGCCCATAGCAGCCGAAGTGGTCGGCTTTCGCGACGGCGCCTGCCTGTTCATGCCCTATTCCGACATGCGCGGCATCGGGCCGGGCAACCTCATCCAGAACGCGGCCACCCCGCCCCACATGCCCGTTGCCAAGGCCATGCTCGGACGAGCCCTGGACTGTTTCGGCACGCCCATGGACGGCAAGGGGCCGATCACGCCGGACGCCTTCGTGCCCCTGCACCGGGAGCCGCCCAACCCCCTGGAACGGCCACGCATCAACGAGCCGCTCGACGTGGGCATCCGCTCGGTCAACGCCCTGCTCACCCTGGGCAAGGGCCAGCGCGTGGGCATCATGGCCGGTTCGGGCGTGGGCAAATCCACGACGCTGGGCATGATGGCCCGCTACACCAAGGCGGACATCAACGTCATCGCCCTGGTGGGCGAGCGCGGCAGGGAGGTGGTGGAATTCATGGAGCGCGATCTCGGCCCCGAGGGCATGGCGCGCAGCGTACTGGTGGTCGCCACCTCGGACAAGAGCCCGCTCATCCGCATGCGCGCGGCCTATGCGGCCACAGCCGTGGCAGAATACTTCCGCGATCAGGGCAAGGATGTGCTGCTGATGATGGACTCGGTCACCCGGTTCGCCATGGCCGGTCGCGAGGTGGGTCTGGCCGCTGGCGAGCCGCCCACGCGCGGCGGCTACACCCCGAGCGTCTTCGCCCACCTGCCCCAGCTCCTGGAGCGCGCGGGCAAGAGCGCCAAAGGCTCCATCACCGGCATCTACACCGTGCTCGTGGACGGCGACGACTTTACCGAGCCCATTGCCGACTCGACCCGCTCCATCCTCGACGGCCACATCGTACTCACCCGCGAACTGGCCGACCTCGGCCATTACCCGGCCATCGACGTGCTCCGGTCCGTCAGCCGTCTGCGAGGCGACATCACCACAAATCAGGCCCAGGCAGACGGCCAGGCCTTGCTGCGGCACATGGCCACCTTCAAGCGGGTGGAAGACATGGTCAACATCGGCGCCTACCAGAAAGGCGCCAACGTCGAGGTGGACAAGGCCATTGCCATGGTCGCACCCATCAATGGATTTCTCCGGCAGTTGGTGACGGAACGGGAGCCGCTCGACTCCGCTTTCGCCAAACTGCACGGGCTGGTCGCCGGCAACGATCCGCAGCCACAGGCCCAGCCAAAGCAGAACGCCCCGCAGCCACAGGCCCGGCCGCCCAAGCCCCCGCCGCTCAAGCGGGTGCCACCGCCCCCCTCGTCCATTCCTGTGAGAAGAAAATAGTTTTTGACGCAGGTCCGGTTCCAGGTCTGTCCTGATCCAGACTGGTCCGAATCAATCCTCAAGACTCCCCGGCAGCCCCTCGACCATGGCCCGGATCTCGTCGCGCACCCGACGGTAGATCGCCAGCCGGTCCTCCTCGTTCTCCAGCCCGGCGGCCAGTTCCGGCGGATCGTCAAACCCGCGATGCACCCGCTTTGCCCGCGACGGAAAATATGGGCAGTTCTCCGCAGCGTGGCCGCACAGGGTGACCACAGAGTCGAACTCCACCTCGGGCAGATCGTCCACGGTCTTGGATGTCTGGGCAGAGATGTCCACCCCGGCCTCGCCCATGACGCGAACAGCGTCCTGATTCATGCCGTGCCGGACCACCCCGGCGGACCAGACCCCGATCTCTGGATGCAGGTGGCGGGTCCACCCCTCGGCCATCTGGCTGCGGCAGGAATTGCCGGTGCACAGAAACAGAATATTCATTCACGACTCCTTGAAATAGCGTCAAAAAGCAGCTCCCACAGTGGCATGATCGAGCAAAACCGACCCCGCAGATTTCACACGATCTGGCAACGGTCCGGTGTCAGAAAAGTCCGAAAAAGCCGCGCTTCTTCTCCTGCCCGTTTGTGTCCGTGGCATTGTTGTCGCCGCCCACAAACGCCTTGCCCACATCCTTGATGACCCCGGTGACACCGCCAATGACACTGCCCGCAGTGCCGATGACGCTGCCCGCCGTGTCAAGCACCGCGCCGCCCAGGGCCTTGGCGTATTCCGTGAGGGAGACCCGGTAGACAGGCTCGGCCAGGGTGCCTGTCACCCGGATGGGCACAAGAACCCCGTAGAGGTCGCTTGATGTCTTGCCACCCTGCCCCTGCGCCGTGGCCACCAGCTTGGCCTTGATCAGATAGTCGAGCGCGCCCGTGGGCAGGAACACCGCGCCCTGACCTTCGGCGCGCAGTCCCGGGGCCATGATCTCCAGATCGCGGTTGTTGAGAACGCCGTTGGTGATCACGCCCGTGCCGGTGATGGAGCCAAAGGCGGTGGAATCGGTCTTGGCCGCCTCCACGGTCCCGTCGGTGCGGCTGCGGCTTGCATGGGTGGTCCTGGCCATGCCGAGCAGGTCGACACCGGGGAACACGCCATTGGCAAGGGCAAAGGAGGTTCTGCCGCTCATGGTGCGGAGCATGGCGTCACGCCGCGCGCCCTCGCAGGCCACCGCGCCGTTGAAGGTGAGCAGCCCCTGATATTCGTCGGAACCCAGGGCATCCCGTGACAATCCGCCCACGTCAACGCGGTCCAGGCCGATGATGAGGTCAGACTTTGGGCGGTCGCCGATCACGTTGATGGTCGCCCCTGCGGCCAGGGTGCCGCCGTAGAGCGTTGCCTTGACCGGGCTGACGCGGACCAGTCCGTGACGCGCCTTGACCACGGCCTGCACGTCGGAGAGCCGCACCCCGCCCGCACGCAGGCTTTTCGCCGAGGCCTCAAGGTCCAGGCTCAGGGCGCGCAGGACTTCGGTGTCGATGAGCATGTCCGCGCCCGGCGAAGCGGCTGCCGACTTGGCTGCATTGTCCGGCCCGTTCGCGGCAAGGTACCGATCCAGGTCAAGGGTGTCGAGAGCCAGCCGCACCACATTGTCGGGCCTGTCCTCGCGCACGCGATGGGCAAAGCTGCCGGAAATCCGCGTGTCGTCCACGGTCGCGTCGAGTCCCCTGATCTCGAACCCGTCCGCATCGACAACCACATCCGCCGTGCCCTGCACCCGCGTCAGGGCCGATGGGTCGCTGGTGGACGGCACGTCCAGGCCCAGGGCGGCCAGGGACTGCCGGGCGTCGAAGGGGTCCAGCCCGACAGTGGCCGCGAGTCTGCCGCCAGCGCCGAACCCGGTCAGCGAACCGGCCAGCCGAATGGCCGCCTGATACCCGCTCACAACCAGCCCATCGACCCGGACGGTCTGCCCGCGCATATCCACGGAGACCGCGTCCGCCGCAACCTCCACCGTGGCGCTTGATCCGGGCACGTCCTTTCCCTCGGCCTTGGCCGTGAGGACTATTTCGCTCAGGGATATGACGGCGGAGTCGACCACCGTGCTGGCTGAAAATTCAACAGTGCCGGACAATTCCGGGTCCACACTGCGCACCCCGCATTGCGCTGTCACAGGAAACGGCTCCGCCCCGCCGATGGTCCCTGTGGTCAGGCTGACGTTGTCCAGAGTCACGGAGACCCCGGACCGGCGGTCGTCCCAGATCAGGGTCGATTCCGTCAGGCTCACGCCCGCGATCTCCAGCACGAACGAGCCGGTGTCCTGACCGGACTGCGCCCCGCCCGCCGCGCCGCCCTGGTCCGGGGCGGGCGGGTCACTGGTGACCCGGTCCGTCAGGTCGCCCCAGTTGGTCCGGCCTGTCGCATCGCGTTCCAGGCCGACAACGACCCCGTCGAGAGCCAGATGGCCGAAGCTGACCCTGCCTGAAAGCAGCGGCAGAATCCGCACTTCGAGCCGGGCCTGCCGGGCCGAGAGCATCTGGGGCTGCCCGAAGCCGGACGCGTTGCTCAGGGAGATGTCGGCCATGCGCACGCCAAGGCGCGGAAACAGCGTCATGGCGATGTCGCCGCCAAAGGTCACGGTGCGCCCGGTCTTTTCGGCCACGAGCCGGGAAATGGCACCCTTGTAATTGTTGATGTCAAAGGTGTAAATGAAGACGCCCAGCGCCAGGACGGCCAGCGCCGCCAATATGCCTGCTCCAATCATGCCCAGTTTCACCACTTTTTTCATTGTGAGGCCCTCGCTTGGGCGGTGAAACGACTCAGCGCTTCAGAAGTTTTTTGATGAAGACGAGTTCGTCGTGGATTTCCCGGAGAATGCCGCTCTGTTCGCGGGTGCGCAGCTTGCGCTTGGCTCCGTCGATAGTCAGCTTTTCGTCGTAGAGCAATCGCTTGATCTCGCGGATGATCTCCAGGTGTTCTTCGGTGTACAGCCGCTGGCCGCTCTCGGTGCGGATAGGCTCGATCTCCTCGAACTCCCCTTCCCAGAAACGCAGGACATAGGTCTTGACCCCTATCTCACGCGCGGCCTGGCCGATCTTGTACCGTTTGAACCCCTGTAACTCTTCCATTTGGCATATCTAGCAAATCGGCAGGTTCCCTTCAACAGCTTTACGCCATCGTTTCAGGCCGTTCTCATGCTCGGGACACAAAAACGGCCCCGCCCCCTTGTGAGGGAAGCGGGGCCGGATGATTCCTTGCACTGGGCCTCCAGAGGCCGAACCAGCGCGGACCGGGCTAAAAGCGGACCGGCAGGGACGCGGTCAGGGCTTCAAGCACCCTGGCGTGTTCCTTGTCCACCTGGGTGTCCTTGAGGGTCCGGGCCGGGTGGCGGTAGGTCAGACGGAAGGAGAGATTGCGCTCTTCCCGCTCTTCTTCCTGCCCTTCGGGCACGAACTCGGCCACCAGTTCCACGGATTCGAGGATGTCCACGCCAGCGCCCGCGATGACATCGCGGATGGCCTGGGCCTTGAGGGTGGCCGGGCCAATGACCGTCACGTCGCGGCGGCTGGGCGGGAACACGGGCAGCGGCGCAAAGCCCACCTTGTTGGCCGCCACCAGCTGGCGCAGTCCGTCAAGGTCAAGCTCGGCCAGCCACACTTCCTTGCGGGCGTGGTAGAAATCGGCCATGGACTCGCGCACCCGGCCCATGACACCCACGGACTGTCCGCCCACGCGCACGTCCACGCACGGGTTGAGGAAGGGATGCTCCCCGGCCAGAACGCACTCCGGGGCGGCCAGCTTGAGGTGGTTCTCCACCAGATGCTCCACATGACCCTTGAGGTCCAGGTAGTCCACGTCACCCCCCAGCCAGGGCCACTCGGCGGCGTGGCGCGGACCATAGAGCAGGAGGCCCAGGCCGGAGCGCTCGCTGGTCTCGGTGTCGGACTGGGCATCGGCCACAAAGCGTTTGGCCACTTCGAAGACACGGATATGGGTATTGCCCTTGGCAAGGTTGTGCTTGAGGGTGTTGAGCAGGCCGGGCGCGAGATCGGTGCGCATGACGCTCTGGTCTTCGCTCAGGGGATTGGCGATGAACACGCGCCCCCCGGCAGGCAGGCCGAGGCGGTCGAGATCGTCCGCGCCCACGAAACTGTAATTGATGGCCTCGTTGAGGCCCACGCCCGCGCCCCAGGTCTTGATGCGGCCTATGAACCCGTACTCGGTCTCGGCGGTGACCGTGCCGTCCAGGGACTTGGCCACCCTCGGCAGCACCGCGGGAATGCGGTCCAGCCCGTAGACGCGGCCCACCTCCTCGTACAGGTCCACCTCGCGCTCCAGGTCGAGCCGGTGCGAGGGCGAGGACACGGTCCAGTTGGCCGGGTCGCTGTCGTCCACGCCGCACCCTTCGAGCACAAAGACCTTTTTGGCGAAAGCCGGCTCCAGGTCGAGGCCCAGCAGACGCATGCACCGCTCGTGGCGGTAGGTGTGGACGCGGTCGCGCCACGGTCTGGGCTCGGCGCTGGCCACGCCCGCGACCACCGTACCGCCCGAAGTCTCGGCCATGAGCTGGGCCGCGCGGTCAAGGCAGAACCGGTTCATGACCTGATCCACCCCGCGCTCGAAGCGGTAGGAGGCGTCGGACGGCAGGGCCAGCCTGCGCGCGGTCTTGCGAATGGTGCCGGGCCGGAAAATGGCGGCTTCGAGCAGGACATTGGCCGAGTCGCCCCCCATCTCGGAATTGAGGCCGCCCATGACGCCAGCCAGGGCAACGGGTTTGGCCCCGTCCCAAATGAGCAGGTCAGCCGCGGTCAGGGTGCGCTCATGGCCGTCCAGGGTGGTGAATCGCATGCCATCGCTGGCCGGAGCCACGCGGATGGTCGCGCCCTCGATCCGGTCAAAATCAAAGGCGTGCAGGGGCTGGCCTAGCTCGAACATGATGTAGTTGGTGCAGTCCACGATGTTGCTGATGGGCCGCTGGCCCAGGGCCAGGAGGCGAAAACGCATCCAGTCCGGCCCCTTGCGGGTCTTGACGCCGCGGATGACGCGGGCGTTGTAGAGGGGGCACAACTCCGGGTCGTCGATGACGATGCGCACCTCGTCTGCCGCGTTGCCGCCCGCTTCCTTGAGGTCAAGGGCGGGCAGGGTCAGGGGCAGGTCAAAGGCGAGCGCGGTCTCGCGGGCAAAACCGAGGATGGACAGGCAGTCGGCCCGGTTGGGCGTGATGTCGAAGTCGAAGACCACGCGCTCCAGGTTCAGGGCGTCCACCAGCCGCGCGCCGGGGACCAGGACATCGTCGAGCACCCAGATGCCCTCGTGGTCGTCGGAAAAGCCCAGCTCGCGCTCAGAACAGATCATACCGTTGGACTTCACGCCCCGCAGCTTGGCCTTCTTGATCTTGAGCCCGTCAGGCATGGTCACGCCGACCTTGGCCACAGGCACCTTCTGCCCGGCGGCCACGTTGGGCGCGCCACAGACGATGTCGAGCACCTCGTCGCCCACGTCTACCCGGCAGACAGAGAGCTTGTCCGCCTCGGGATGGGGCGAACGCTCGACAACATGGCCGACCACCAGATCCTTGACGGACTCGAAGGGGTCCTCGATGCCGTCGAGTTCGAGGCCGAGCATGGTCAGCCGGTCCCCCAGGGCCTGGGGTTCGCCCTCATAGGGCACAAATTCACGCAACCAATCTAAGCTGACACGCATTGCATTACCGTAAGCTATGAGAAGTTAAAAGAAAACGGTCGGAGCAAGCCCCGCAGCCGTCCAGACTCCCGGCTAGGCGAACTGTTCGAGAAATCGAACGTCGTTCTCGAAGAACATGCGCAGGTCGCCGATGCCGTACTTGAGCATGGCCACCCGCTCGATGCCCAGGCCAAAGGCGAATCCGGTATACAACTCGGCATCGTAGCCCACGGACCGAAAGACGTTGGGATCGACCATGCCGCAGCCCAGGATCTCGACCCAGCCCGTGCCCTTGCACACGCGGCAGGTGGAGCCGTCCCTCGACCCCGCGCCCCCGCACAGGACGCAGGAGATGTCCACCTCGGCGCTGGGCTCGGTGAAGGGGAAGAAGCTCGGCCTGAACCGGACCTCGGTCCTGGCTCCGAAGAGCTGGCGGACAAAGGCGGTCAGGGTGCCGCGCAGGTCGCCCATGGACACGTTATGGTCCACGAGCAGCCCCTCGATCTGGTGGAACATGGGGGTGTGGGTCAGGTCCGAGTCGCGGCGGTAGACCTTGCCGGGCGCGATGACCGCCAGCGGCGGCTGGCGCTTGAGCATGCTCCTGATCTGCATGGGCGAGGTGTGGGTGCGCAGCACGATCCGCTCGGAGACGTACAGGGTGTCCTGCATGTCGCGCGCCGGATGCTCGGGCGGGATGTTCAGGGCCTCGAAGTTGTTCCAGTCGTTCTCGACCTCCGGCCCGGCAGCGTGCTCGAACCCGAGCCCGGTCAGCACGTCGCATATCTCGTCCATGACCAGGGTCACGGGGTGCAGCGAACCGGCCCAGGGCCTGCGGCCCGGCATGGTGGGGTCGAATCTGGACAGGGCGCGGCCCGACTCGGCCTGGGAAAGCTCGGCCTGCCACGCGTCGAGCAGCGTGGTGATGCACTGCTTGACCTCGTTGGCCTTCTTGCCACCCGCAGGTTTTTCCGTGGCGTCGAGACGGCCAAGCTGGCCCATGGATTGGGCCAGCTTGCCTTTGCGTCCGAGAAACTCGATGCGCAACTCGTCCAGTTCCTTCAACGAACAAGCCTGGCCCTTGCGAGACTCGCAATCCTGGGCCAGGCTGTCGAGTCCTTCCAGGAAGGACTTCAATGCATCGTTCACGTCTAGCTCACCTTGACTTTGGCGGCCTCTGCGATTTTCGCGAACACCTGCGGATCGCGCACTGCCATGTCGGCCAGCACCTTGCGGTTGAGCTCGATCCCGGCCTTCTTCAGACCGTCCATCAGACGGCTGTAAGACATGCCGTTGATCCGGGCGGCGGCGTTGATGCGCATGATCCACAGCTTGCGGAACTCACGCTTCTTGGCCTTGCGGTCGCGGAAGGCATGGCACAGGGCCTTCTCCACGCGTTCGCGAGCGGTACGGTACAAGCGGCTGCCGGCTCCGCGGTACCCCTTGGCCATCTTGAGATATTTCTTGTGACGCTTCTTGGCGACAACGCCGCGTTTAACTCTCATGTCGAACCTCCATCTCTTAATACCTCCCGGGCTGGACGGATTCCCCCAGCAAGGCGGATTGCTTTAGATTGTTTCTGGATTCACGCTTCGATTCCGACCGACTCCGGCCCGGCGCGTTGAATCCCGGCCATCCGGAATTCATGAGGAACGCACCTGACACGCGGCCCGAAACGAACTAACCGTTGGGCAGCTGGCGGCGGACCGCCTTCATGTTCGTGCTGTCCACGAGGGTGGACTGGCCCAGGCGGCGCTTCCTCTTGGCATTCTTCTTGGTCAGAATGTGCCTGAGGTTCTTCCTGCGGCGCTTGAACTTGCCGGAAGCGGTCTTGGAGAACCGCTTGGCGGCAGCGCGTCTGGTTTTGATCTTGGGCATCGTATCCTCCTTGAAAGGGAACAGGTCCCTTGCGGGTCTCGACTATTTTTTCACGGGAGCAAGCATCATTGTCATCGTCCGTCCCTCCGACATGGGCCTGCTCTCAACTTTGGCGACATCCACGGTATCCGTCACAACCCGCTCAAGCATTTTCAGCCCGCGGTCCTTATGGACGATCTCGCGTCCCCGGAAGAAGACGGTGACCTTGCAGCGATCTCCATCATCCAGGAATTGTAAAATTTTATTGAGCTTCGTCTGGTAGTCGTGCTCATCGGTCTTGGGCCGGAATTTGACTTCCTTGATCTTGATCACGGTCTGCTTCTTCTTCGCTTCCTGCAACTTTTTCTGCTGCTGGTACTTGAATTTGCCGTAATCCATGATCTTGCAAACCGGCGGGTCGGCGTTGGGCGCGACCTCGACAAGGTCAAGGCCCTTTTCTTTGGCGCGATCCAGAGCATCGCGGGTGTCGAGAACACCCAGCTGCTCGCCGTCCTCATCTACAACCCGCACCTTGGGGATGCGAATTCGCTCATTGCGCCTGACCAGATCTTGCTTTTTCTGGCCTCGGCGGTCGTTACCCCGAAAAGCTATAGCGCATGCCTCCTCGTTTGAAAGGGGCCTGGGCAGCGTCGAGAATGAGCTGCGCGGCCTCTTCCAGTGTCACCAAGCCAGGGTCGTCGCCATCGCGCGAGCGAATGTTGACGCACCCGGCCTCAACCTCTTTGTCGCCGACTACCAGCATGTACGGGATCTTTTCAACCTGTGCTTCCCGCACCTTGTACCCCAGCTTCTCATTGCGGGTGTCCGCTTCAACGCGGATTCCCCTGCCCGCCAGATAGGCCCTGGCCTTTTCCGTAAATTCGCCCTGCGCATCCGTCACATTCAACAAACGCGCCTGAACCGGAGCCAGCCACACAGGCAGAGCCCCGGCGAAGTGTTCGATGAGTACGCCGATGAACCGCTCAATGGAACCGAGAATGACCCGATGCAGCATGACCGGGCGGTGGCGTTCACCGTCCTCGCCCACATATACCAAGTCAAAGCGGTCTGGCAAGGTGAAATCGCATTGGATTGTAGCGCATTGCCAGCGCCTGTCCAGGGAATCGCGCAGAATGATGTCGATCTTGGGCCCGTAGAACGCGCCGTCTCCCTCGTTGACCGTGTAGGGCTTGCCCAGGGCGTCAAGCGCGTCCTTGAGAGCGGCGGTGGCCAGTTCCCAGTCGGCGTCGGTGCCCACGGACTTCTCCGGGCGGGTCGATATCTCGGCCTCGAACTCGAAGCCGAAAAGGCCCATGATGTCGCGCACGAAGTTGAAGACGCCGATGATCTCCGTCTGCAACTGGTCCGGACGGCAGATGAGGTGGGCATCGTCCTGGGTGAAGGAGCGCACGCGCATCAGGCCGTGCAGCACGCCCGATTTCTCGTGGCGATGGACCACGCCCAGCTCGAAATAGCGCTGGGGCAGGTCGCGGTAGCTCTGGATCTTGCGCTTGAAGATGAGCATGTGCGACAGACAGTTCATGGGCTTGATGCCGTATGACTGCTCGTCGATCTCGGTGAAATACATGTTTTCGCGGTAGTTGTCGTAGTGGCCCGACTTCTCCCACAGCTCGCGCTTGAGAATGAGCGGCCCCTGCACGATCTGGTAGCCGCGCTTGAGGTGCTCCTTGCGCTCGAAATCCTCGAGGATGGTACGGATCAGTCCGCCCTTGGGGTGCCACAGGATCATGCCGCCGCCCACATCCTCGTGGGTGGAGAACAGATCAAGCTGGACGCCGAGCTTGCGGTGGTCGCGCTTCCTGGCCTCCTCCAGCCTGTCGAGGTGCTTCTTGAGCGCCTTGGGATCGGACCAGGCCGTGCCGTAGATGCGCTGGAGCTGCTTGTTCTTCTCGCTGCCGCGCCAGTAGGCCCCGGCCACGGACAGGAGCTTGAACGCCTTGAGCATGCCGGTGCGCGGCACATGCGGCCCGCGGCAC from Pseudodesulfovibrio aespoeensis Aspo-2 includes the following:
- the thrS gene encoding threonine--tRNA ligase — its product is MQIEVSGKQVDLAEGASCADALQQGVSKKQFKNVVAARCGEAVLDLTTPVPQTCTTIEPVFAESEEGLHIIRHSTAHLMAEAVKKLFPAAKVTIGPAIKDGFYYDFDFERSFTPEDLEAIEKEMLSSVGANKDFSCTAMSADEARAYFDAMGETYKGELIDDLGADVYTVYTHGGFADLCRGPHVPRTGMLKAFKLLSVAGAYWRGSEKNKQLQRIYGTAWSDPKALKKHLDRLEEARKRDHRKLGVQLDLFSTHEDVGGGMILWHPKGGLIRTILEDFERKEHLKRGYQIVQGPLILKRELWEKSGHYDNYRENMYFTEIDEQSYGIKPMNCLSHMLIFKRKIQSYRDLPQRYFELGVVHRHEKSGVLHGLMRVRSFTQDDAHLICRPDQLQTEIIGVFNFVRDIMGLFGFEFEAEISTRPEKSVGTDADWELATAALKDALDALGKPYTVNEGDGAFYGPKIDIILRDSLDRRWQCATIQCDFTLPDRFDLVYVGEDGERHRPVMLHRVILGSIERFIGVLIEHFAGALPVWLAPVQARLLNVTDAQGEFTEKARAYLAGRGIRVEADTRNEKLGYKVREAQVEKIPYMLVVGDKEVEAGCVNIRSRDGDDPGLVTLEEAAQLILDAAQAPFKRGGMRYSFSG
- a CDS encoding AsmA family protein translates to MKKVVKLGMIGAGILAALAVLALGVFIYTFDINNYKGAISRLVAEKTGRTVTFGGDIAMTLFPRLGVRMADISLSNASGFGQPQMLSARQARLEVRILPLLSGRVSFGHLALDGVVVGLERDATGRTNWGDLTDRVTSDPPAPDQGGAAGGAQSGQDTGSFVLEIAGVSLTESTLIWDDRRSGVSVTLDNVSLTTGTIGGAEPFPVTAQCGVRSVDPELSGTVEFSASTVVDSAVISLSEIVLTAKAEGKDVPGSSATVEVAADAVSVDMRGQTVRVDGLVVSGYQAAIRLAGSLTGFGAGGRLAATVGLDPFDARQSLAALGLDVPSTSDPSALTRVQGTADVVVDADGFEIRGLDATVDDTRISGSFAHRVREDRPDNVVRLALDTLDLDRYLAANGPDNAAKSAAASPGADMLIDTEVLRALSLDLEASAKSLRAGGVRLSDVQAVVKARHGLVRVSPVKATLYGGTLAAGATINVIGDRPKSDLIIGLDRVDVGGLSRDALGSDEYQGLLTFNGAVACEGARRDAMLRTMSGRTSFALANGVFPGVDLLGMARTTHASRSRTDGTVEAAKTDSTAFGSITGTGVITNGVLNNRDLEIMAPGLRAEGQGAVFLPTGALDYLIKAKLVATAQGQGGKTSSDLYGVLVPIRVTGTLAEPVYRVSLTEYAKALGGAVLDTAGSVIGTAGSVIGGVTGVIKDVGKAFVGGDNNATDTNGQEKKRGFFGLF
- the rplT gene encoding 50S ribosomal protein L20, giving the protein MRVKRGVVAKKRHKKYLKMAKGYRGAGSRLYRTARERVEKALCHAFRDRKAKKREFRKLWIMRINAAARINGMSYSRLMDGLKKAGIELNRKVLADMAVRDPQVFAKIAEAAKVKVS
- the infC gene encoding translation initiation factor IF-3 — its product is MAFRGNDRRGQKKQDLVRRNERIRIPKVRVVDEDGEQLGVLDTRDALDRAKEKGLDLVEVAPNADPPVCKIMDYGKFKYQQQKKLQEAKKKQTVIKIKEVKFRPKTDEHDYQTKLNKILQFLDDGDRCKVTVFFRGREIVHKDRGLKMLERVVTDTVDVAKVESRPMSEGRTMTMMLAPVKK
- the pheS gene encoding phenylalanine--tRNA ligase subunit alpha, with amino-acid sequence MNDALKSFLEGLDSLAQDCESRKGQACSLKELDELRIEFLGRKGKLAQSMGQLGRLDATEKPAGGKKANEVKQCITTLLDAWQAELSQAESGRALSRFDPTMPGRRPWAGSLHPVTLVMDEICDVLTGLGFEHAAGPEVENDWNNFEALNIPPEHPARDMQDTLYVSERIVLRTHTSPMQIRSMLKRQPPLAVIAPGKVYRRDSDLTHTPMFHQIEGLLVDHNVSMGDLRGTLTAFVRQLFGARTEVRFRPSFFPFTEPSAEVDISCVLCGGAGSRDGSTCRVCKGTGWVEILGCGMVDPNVFRSVGYDAELYTGFAFGLGIERVAMLKYGIGDLRMFFENDVRFLEQFA
- the pheT gene encoding phenylalanine--tRNA ligase subunit beta; this translates as MRVSLDWLREFVPYEGEPQALGDRLTMLGLELDGIEDPFESVKDLVVGHVVERSPHPEADKLSVCRVDVGDEVLDIVCGAPNVAAGQKVPVAKVGVTMPDGLKIKKAKLRGVKSNGMICSERELGFSDDHEGIWVLDDVLVPGARLVDALNLERVVFDFDITPNRADCLSILGFARETALAFDLPLTLPALDLKEAGGNAADEVRIVIDDPELCPLYNARVIRGVKTRKGPDWMRFRLLALGQRPISNIVDCTNYIMFELGQPLHAFDFDRIEGATIRVAPASDGMRFTTLDGHERTLTAADLLIWDGAKPVALAGVMGGLNSEMGGDSANVLLEAAIFRPGTIRKTARRLALPSDASYRFERGVDQVMNRFCLDRAAQLMAETSGGTVVAGVASAEPRPWRDRVHTYRHERCMRLLGLDLEPAFAKKVFVLEGCGVDDSDPANWTVSSPSHRLDLEREVDLYEEVGRVYGLDRIPAVLPRVAKSLDGTVTAETEYGFIGRIKTWGAGVGLNEAINYSFVGADDLDRLGLPAGGRVFIANPLSEDQSVMRTDLAPGLLNTLKHNLAKGNTHIRVFEVAKRFVADAQSDTETSERSGLGLLLYGPRHAAEWPWLGGDVDYLDLKGHVEHLVENHLKLAAPECVLAGEHPFLNPCVDVRVGGQSVGVMGRVRESMADFYHARKEVWLAELDLDGLRQLVAANKVGFAPLPVFPPSRRDVTVIGPATLKAQAIRDVIAGAGVDILESVELVAEFVPEGQEEEREERNLSFRLTYRHPARTLKDTQVDKEHARVLEALTASLPVRF
- a CDS encoding arsenate reductase ArsC, giving the protein MNILFLCTGNSCRSQMAEGWTRHLHPEIGVWSAGVVRHGMNQDAVRVMGEAGVDISAQTSKTVDDLPEVEFDSVVTLCGHAAENCPYFPSRAKRVHRGFDDPPELAAGLENEEDRLAIYRRVRDEIRAMVEGLPGSLED
- the rpmI gene encoding 50S ribosomal protein L35, translated to MPKIKTRRAAAKRFSKTASGKFKRRRKNLRHILTKKNAKRKRRLGQSTLVDSTNMKAVRRQLPNG
- a CDS encoding MerR family transcriptional regulator — translated: MEELQGFKRYKIGQAAREIGVKTYVLRFWEGEFEEIEPIRTESGQRLYTEEHLEIIREIKRLLYDEKLTIDGAKRKLRTREQSGILREIHDELVFIKKLLKR
- a CDS encoding FliI/YscN family ATPase; translated protein: MASNSRLGLLESLDPCQTFGKVTKVVGLIAEGHGIRAPLGSVCYLIPEESPPIAAEVVGFRDGACLFMPYSDMRGIGPGNLIQNAATPPHMPVAKAMLGRALDCFGTPMDGKGPITPDAFVPLHREPPNPLERPRINEPLDVGIRSVNALLTLGKGQRVGIMAGSGVGKSTTLGMMARYTKADINVIALVGERGREVVEFMERDLGPEGMARSVLVVATSDKSPLIRMRAAYAATAVAEYFRDQGKDVLLMMDSVTRFAMAGREVGLAAGEPPTRGGYTPSVFAHLPQLLERAGKSAKGSITGIYTVLVDGDDFTEPIADSTRSILDGHIVLTRELADLGHYPAIDVLRSVSRLRGDITTNQAQADGQALLRHMATFKRVEDMVNIGAYQKGANVEVDKAIAMVAPINGFLRQLVTEREPLDSAFAKLHGLVAGNDPQPQAQPKQNAPQPQARPPKPPPLKRVPPPPSSIPVRRK